In Mytilus galloprovincialis chromosome 1, xbMytGall1.hap1.1, whole genome shotgun sequence, the following are encoded in one genomic region:
- the LOC143061126 gene encoding inter-alpha-trypsin inhibitor heavy chain H3-like, with protein sequence MEKSETTIDDDSGGKNNEQNLEPETSCEINYWEIGGKRYAGDVKEKEKAKQQFEEAKSRGESAGHIAASYTIRYAPSLDDQKAMSEQGISGQFTVKYDVTRDKDAGDVLIVNGFFVHLFAPKDIEPLPKDVMFVLDRSGSMSGRKIEQLKNAMAVILKDMKPEDRLNILFFDDKFDWLADNTMLEGTVVNFDKARRFVKAITARGGTDINQAVIDGIKLLTSFLNTKTSSIVMFLTDGVPTSGETDIDLILRNVRTTNEAKLPIFSLGFGNNVNLNFLKRMSTQNNGFARKIYEDSDAALQIEGLYSEISSALLKNVTFEYLGDIDYGTITKFYFPFYFGGSELIVAGRLKSKNSKIEPRVRGWNNGYIDLIWRPRPVPDLVALTTDADFSTITENMWAYLTIKQLIRELEGDITSIEKNRIKAKIIDLALQYQFVTPFTSMVVTAPNLRRPTPQLRRPELQGQSDLAAWHCLCADQEAQEAQEAQEAQEAQ encoded by the exons ATGGAAAAATCAGAAACAACAATTGATGATG ACAGTGGAGGGAAGAATAATGAACAAAATCTAGAACCGGAAACTTCATGTGAAATTAATTATTG GGAAATTGGAGGCAAAAGGTATGCTGGAGATGTGAAGGAGAAAGAAAAAGCCAAGCAACAGTTTGAAGAAGCAAAGAGTCGTGGAGAAAGTGCTGGACACATCGCTGCTTC GTACACTATAAGATATGCACCAAGTCTTGATGATCAGAAGGCAATGTCAGAACAAGGTATCTCTGGACAGTTCACAGTGAAATATGATGTAACTAGGGACAAAGATGCAGGAGATGTTCTG ATAGTCAATggatttttcgttcatttatttgcTCCTAAGGATATAGAACCACTCCCAAAGGATGTAATGTTTGTTCTAGACAGAAGTGGATCTATGTCGGGACGGAAAATTGAGCAACTGAAAAATGCAATGGCCGTAATCTTAAAAGATATGAAACCAGAAGACAGACTAAACATTTTGTTCTTCGACGACAAATTTGATTGGTTAGCAGACAATACAATGTTAGAAGGAACAGTGGTAAACTTTGATAAAGCTAGGAGATTTGTGAAGGCAATCACAGCAAGAGGAG GCACAGACATCAACCAAGCCGTAATAGATGGAATAAAGCTGTTGACCAGTTTCCTCAATACTAAAACATCTTCCATCGTAATGTTTTTGACTGATGGAGTTCCAACCTCTGGAGAAACAGACATTGACTTAATCTTGAGGAACGTTAGAACAACAAATGAAGCAAAACTTCCTATATTCAGTTTAGGTTTTGGAAATAATGTTAATCTCAATTTTCTTAAACGGATGTCTACACAAAACAATGGATTTGCGAGAAAAATTTACGAAGATTCGGATGCTGCTTTGCAGATTGAAGGATTATATTCGGAAATATCATCtgctcttttaaaaaatgtaaccTTCGAATATTTGGGAGATATTGATTAtggtacaattacaaaattttattttccgTTCTATTTTGGTGGTTCAGAATTGATAGTTGCTGGGCGATTGAAATCGAAGAATTCTAAAATTGAACCACGAGTTAGAGGTTGGAATAATGGTTATATAGACTTAATTTGGAGACCTAGACCTGTTCCTGATCTTGTTGCATTAACGACGGATGCTGACTTTTCAACAATAACAGAAAACATGTGGGCATATTTGACAATTAAACAATTAATACGTGAATTAGAAGGTGATATAACAAGCATAGAAAAGAATCGTATTAAAGCTAAGATTATAGATTTGGCATTACAA TACCAGTTTGTAACACCCTTCACCTCTATGGTTGTCACAGCGCCAAATCTACGCCGACCAACGCCACAACTACGTCGACCAGAACTACAAGGACAATCTG ACTTGGCAGCATGGCACTGTTTATGCGCGGACCAGGAGGCCCAAGAGGCCCAGGAGGCCCAGGAAGCCCAAGAGGCCCAATGA